A single genomic interval of Aureliella helgolandensis harbors:
- a CDS encoding uracil-DNA glycosylase — translation MDIQQLQQSITQILETSRRCGLQRIERSSTDALPAELLAHFAQLQAGGLARQAGVAGLEAGAAPGNSDQGVPAVNSRSAASEGQGVSANAEPVGSEKNPAGVAKTAAVAPAAMGAASSGLAGKEPEAIGLGVPAAWALPVLEEDQRQARLQALDAQVKQCRECAGIVNYRQQTVFGAGQLRPTVCFMGEAPGAEEDRSGQPFIGKAGQLLTKIIQAMKLNREEVYILNALKCRPPQNRTPIPEEIGFCRHFAASQLDVLQPKFIVCLGAVAVQSLLQSKLSIGRLRGRFHQYAGAQVVVTYHPSYLLRNESAKKLVWEDMQMLMREL, via the coding sequence ATGGACATTCAGCAGTTGCAGCAAAGCATTACTCAGATATTGGAGACTAGTCGTCGGTGCGGCTTGCAGCGTATTGAGAGGTCGTCGACCGATGCCTTGCCGGCTGAGTTGTTGGCGCACTTTGCCCAATTGCAGGCGGGAGGCTTGGCACGCCAAGCGGGCGTGGCGGGCCTCGAAGCGGGAGCGGCTCCTGGAAATTCAGACCAGGGGGTTCCTGCAGTGAATTCGCGGTCTGCCGCCAGTGAGGGGCAAGGAGTGTCTGCCAACGCCGAACCGGTCGGCAGCGAAAAGAATCCCGCAGGAGTTGCTAAGACTGCAGCGGTCGCTCCCGCGGCAATGGGAGCAGCTTCCAGTGGCCTGGCAGGGAAAGAGCCCGAAGCGATAGGGCTAGGAGTCCCGGCGGCTTGGGCGTTGCCGGTGCTTGAGGAGGATCAGCGGCAGGCTCGACTGCAGGCCTTAGATGCGCAGGTCAAGCAGTGCCGCGAATGTGCGGGGATCGTGAATTATCGCCAGCAAACGGTGTTTGGAGCTGGACAGCTTCGACCGACGGTTTGTTTTATGGGGGAAGCTCCTGGCGCAGAAGAAGATCGGTCGGGGCAACCTTTCATCGGCAAGGCTGGGCAGTTGCTGACCAAAATCATCCAGGCGATGAAATTGAATCGTGAGGAGGTCTACATTCTCAATGCGCTCAAGTGTCGACCTCCGCAGAATCGAACTCCCATTCCCGAGGAGATTGGATTCTGTCGCCATTTCGCTGCTTCGCAATTGGACGTGTTGCAGCCGAAGTTCATTGTGTGTCTAGGGGCGGTGGCCGTCCAGTCGTTGTTGCAGTCCAAGCTGTCCATCGGCCGTCTGCGTGGAAGGTTTCATCAGTATGCTGGGGCCCAAGTGGTCGTCACGTATCATCCTTCCTATCTGCTCCGCAACGAGAGTGCGAAGAAGCTGGTGTGGGAAGACATGCAAATGTTGATGCGGGAACTGTAG
- the der gene encoding ribosome biogenesis GTPase Der → MAVPRVAIVGRPNVGKSSIFNWLDGRRLAIVDDRAGVTRDRLVTLIEHDGHYFELIDTGGMGHLDSDNLTKDVEQQITAGIEEADLILFVVDTKAGLTSLDEFVAERLHKVEKPVLLLANKTDHAGLDNSALDFHRLGRGWLIPVSVLQNRNRQELFDEILARLPDYENEEGTGDAPHMKLAIVGRRNVGKSTFVNSLAQAQRVIVSEVPGTTRDSVDVHFNLDGHRFVAIDTPGLRRTKSIRTDIDFYGLHRAQRSVRRSDVTLLFFDCMEAISKVDKQLAHYIEQNSKPCIFVVNKWDKVADTVPTERWVRYLREHFPTMAYCPIAFITGQTGKNMKALLNHAQMLFKQAQTRVSTPKINKLLRAALQKQQPPLYLNRRPKVYFGSQIAITPPTIIMMANMPQGFPPSYRRYLINVFRDHLPFGEVPIRLFIDKRESQTPEERKKNAKLAEMGEQAEDEFGPQDNYPGN, encoded by the coding sequence ATGGCTGTACCTCGCGTCGCAATTGTCGGCCGTCCGAATGTGGGCAAAAGCAGTATTTTCAACTGGCTAGACGGACGACGACTAGCCATTGTAGACGATCGCGCCGGGGTCACGCGTGATCGCTTGGTAACGCTGATCGAACACGATGGGCATTACTTTGAACTGATCGACACGGGAGGCATGGGACACCTCGATAGCGACAATCTTACCAAAGATGTTGAGCAACAGATCACCGCCGGAATCGAAGAGGCCGACCTGATTCTGTTTGTCGTCGATACCAAAGCTGGCCTGACTTCTCTCGATGAATTTGTCGCAGAACGCCTTCATAAAGTCGAAAAGCCGGTATTGCTGCTAGCCAATAAGACCGACCATGCGGGGCTGGACAACAGCGCGCTGGACTTCCATCGTCTCGGTCGCGGTTGGCTGATCCCGGTCAGCGTACTTCAGAACCGCAATCGCCAAGAATTATTCGATGAAATCCTAGCCCGACTTCCGGACTATGAAAACGAAGAGGGAACCGGCGACGCGCCTCACATGAAGCTAGCGATCGTGGGCCGCCGCAACGTTGGTAAGAGCACGTTTGTCAATTCGCTCGCCCAGGCGCAGCGGGTTATTGTTAGCGAAGTCCCCGGCACAACTCGCGATAGTGTCGACGTCCACTTCAACCTCGACGGCCATCGCTTTGTCGCGATTGACACTCCCGGCTTGCGGCGCACGAAGAGCATCCGAACCGATATCGATTTCTATGGCTTGCACCGCGCACAACGCAGCGTTCGCCGCTCCGATGTCACGTTGCTATTTTTCGATTGCATGGAGGCGATCAGCAAGGTCGACAAGCAGCTCGCACACTACATCGAGCAGAACTCGAAACCCTGCATCTTCGTCGTGAACAAGTGGGACAAAGTCGCCGACACCGTTCCTACCGAACGTTGGGTTCGCTACCTGCGCGAGCACTTTCCCACCATGGCCTATTGCCCCATCGCCTTCATTACTGGCCAAACCGGCAAGAACATGAAGGCCCTGCTGAACCATGCACAGATGTTGTTCAAGCAAGCCCAAACCCGAGTGTCCACTCCCAAGATCAACAAGCTCCTGCGAGCCGCCTTGCAGAAACAACAACCACCTCTATATCTGAATCGTCGTCCCAAGGTTTACTTTGGCTCGCAAATTGCCATCACACCTCCGACGATCATCATGATGGCGAATATGCCTCAAGGCTTTCCGCCCAGCTACCGTCGCTATCTAATCAATGTTTTCCGTGATCACCTTCCATTTGGCGAAGTCCCAATCCGGCTGTTCATCGATAAACGCGAAAGTCAGACACCGGAAGAACGCAAGAAAAACGCCAAACTAGCCGAAATGGGCGAGCAGGCTGAGGACGAATTCGGACCTCAAGACAACTACCCTGGCAACTGA
- a CDS encoding DJ-1/PfpI family protein, whose translation MAAQKILFIVGDFVEDYEIMVPFQMLTMVGHTCHCVSPGKTAGDTVATAIHDFEGHQTYTEKPGHNFALNATFADTQAEDYDALVLPGGRAPEYLRLDARVVELVQQFHAAKKPIAAVCHGPQILAAAGILSDRDCSCYPAVSPEVQLAGGRYVATATGFDNAHVDGNLVTAPAWPAHPAWMREFLKVLGSKIEA comes from the coding sequence ATGGCTGCCCAAAAAATCCTGTTCATCGTCGGTGACTTCGTCGAAGATTACGAAATCATGGTACCGTTTCAGATGCTCACCATGGTGGGGCATACGTGCCACTGCGTCAGCCCTGGGAAAACAGCTGGCGACACTGTTGCGACCGCCATTCACGACTTCGAAGGGCACCAAACGTACACCGAAAAACCTGGCCACAATTTCGCCCTCAATGCGACTTTTGCGGACACCCAAGCCGAGGACTACGACGCGTTGGTCCTGCCCGGCGGCCGCGCCCCCGAGTACTTGAGACTCGACGCTCGAGTCGTGGAGCTCGTACAGCAGTTTCACGCAGCCAAAAAGCCAATTGCAGCGGTCTGCCATGGCCCCCAGATTCTGGCCGCAGCAGGCATTTTGTCGGACCGCGATTGCAGCTGCTATCCTGCGGTGAGCCCTGAAGTGCAATTGGCGGGTGGCCGCTACGTTGCAACCGCAACAGGTTTTGACAACGCGCATGTCGACGGCAATTTAGTCACCGCCCCAGCCTGGCCAGCCCATCCCGCCTGGATGCGCGAGTTTCTTAAAGTGTTAGGCAGTAAAATCGAAGCCTAG